CACCCTTGAGAAGGTTAACCAACGGTCAAGGTGAGGTTGAAGTTGAAGCAAAAAGTGTAAGGGAAGCTATTGAAAAGCTGGAAGAGCAGTTTCCCGGTATAAAGGAAAGGCTTGTGGACGAAAACGGTGAGCTCAGGAAGTTTGTAAATCTCTACGTAAACGACGAAGACATAAGGTTTTTAAAGGGGCTTGATACAGAACTAAAAGACGGAGATACCCTCTCAATTGTCCCCGCCATCGCCGGCGGTTAAGCCTCCTTTATTATTTCTTCCAATCCTTCATTTTTAAGGAAGAAAACCTCGGAAATACCTCCCCTTGCACTCACGCCTACAATCTTATCCGCAAAGGAGGTCACAACTTCTCTTAAGGTTACCACTATAAACTGGGCTTCTTTTGACTTTTCTCTTATCAACTCACCCACTTTCTTAGCGTTAACCTCGTCAAGGTGGGCGTCTACTTCGTCAAAGTAGTAAAATGGAGAAGGTTTGTACTCCTGAAGGGCAAATATAAGAGAAAGAGCTGCTAAAGTTTTCTCCCCTCCCGACATCGCTTCGAGGTACTGGACGTCTTTCCCCCTCGGTTTTACGGTTAACTGAACACCTCCCGAAAAGGGATCTTCGGGATTGTCCAAGAACATCTGAGCTTTACCTCCCGGTGAGAGAAAAGAGAATATCCTTTTCAGGCTTTTATTTATCTGGTTAAAGGCTTCTAAGAAGACTTTTCTCTTTTTGTTTTCCGTCTCTTCTATTAACTTCTTTATAGCTTTGCTCTCTTCCTTTAGTTTTTGTTGCTTTTCTTTGTAGTCGTTAAAGCGTTTTAATTCTTCCGCGTAGTCTTCCTCCGCCCTGAAGTTCACACTCCCCAGCTTTTGTATTTCTTCCGTAACTCTTTTTAACTTCTCTTTAAGCTTGGGAATACTTTCTTCATCCGCTCCGAGTTTTAAGTCCTCGTATTCTTTAAGTTCTTCGTTTAAGTTCTCTATTTTTTCTTCTAGTACCTTAAGGTTTTTCTCTTTTTCAAAGATTTTCTCTTTTAATTCTTCTTCTTTTATTTTTAATTTTCCGAGTTTTGATTTTAAATTAAGTATTTCCTTCTCGAGTTCTTCCTTTTGTTTTATGTAATCGTAAACCTTTACCTCTGCTTCCTTTACTTCCTGTAAGGTTTTTTCTTTAAAAAGGATCAAGTTTTCTATTTCTTTCTTTAGAGACTTTATTCTTTCCGTCAGGTACTCTCTTTCCCTTTCTTTTTCCTGTATTTCTTTCTCCAAGTATTCAAGCTCGTAGGTTTTTTTATTCAGTTCCCTTTCAATTTCGTTTAAAGACTTTTCTATTTCTGAAACCTGTTTCCTTACCTTTGAGTACTCCCTCCTCTTTTCCTCAACCCCTTCTCTGGAGTAGTGCCTCTTTATATCTCCTTCTTTGAGCTTTAAATTATTCAGCTTCTCCTCGTAGTACTCTATTTCTTCCGCCAATTCCTTTAACTTATCTTCTACATTTAAAAGCTTTTCTTCGAGTATTTTTAAGTATTCTTTTGAATTTTCGAGCTTTTCTTTAAACTTTTCTTCGTATTGCTCTAAGCCTTCAGAAGATAGTTCTTCTATTTTCCTTTCACTTACCTTTAAAAGCGCTGTCTTTTCCGAAATTAAGTTTCTTATTTCCCTTATTTTTTTCTGGATTATGCTTTCTTCATTTTTGAGCTTTTCCTCTTCTGCATTTAGTCTCTGGAGTTCTTCTTCATAGTAGCGTTTATTGAGTTCTCCCGAAGGCTTTACGGCTCCTCCCGTAATCACACCGCTTTTTTCAAAAAGCTCGCCTTCAAGCGTTACCATTCTGTAATTCCCTATACCTATTGCCTTTGCACTTTCAAAGTTTTCAACTATCAGCGTGTCTCCGAAGACGAACTTAACGACTTTCTCAAACTTCGGATCGTACTCCACGAGGTTTACCGCAAAGTCCACAGCCCCCTTTGTCCTCGGATACCTGAGAGGTCTTTCCTCAACCCTGACTCTATTCAGGGGAATAAAACTAAACCTTCCTAAGTTCATTCTCTTTGCAAGTTGTATGCACTCCTTTGCAACCTCTTCGTCTTCTACAACTATGAACTTTAGCCTTCCCCCGCCGGCTACCTCTATGGCGGTTATGTGCTCTGGATTTTTGACCCTTATAAGTTCACTTACGCTTCCGTAAACGCCTTTAATATCTTTAAAAACATCTGAAACGTCCGAAAAACTTCTTACTTCCCTTTCTATCGCACCCTTTTCCTTGAGTACTTCTTCAAGTTTTTTCCTGACTTCGCTTAATCTTTTTTCGTAAATGTTGAGTTCTTGCGTGAGATTTCTTAACTCTTCTTCTTCTTTCTTTTTAATTGCTTTTAGCCTTTTGATTTCCTGTTCCTTTTCCTTAATTTCCTTGATTTTCTCTTCTCTTTCCGATATTAACTTGTTTATATCTTCCTTTATCCTTTCTATTTTGTTTTTTAAGTTTGCTCTTTGAATTTCTAACTCTTGTTTTTCTTTGTTAAGAGAGTTCAATTTTTCCGTTAATTTCTCCTTTTCTTCTTCAAGTTTTTTAACCTCGTCGAAGGTTATCTTTAGTCTTTCTTCTTCTTCTTCAAGTTCTCTCAATTTTTCCCTCTCAACTTCTTTTAAAGACTTATACTCTTCTTTGAGTTTTTCGAGTTCAAGTTGTAAAGTTCCTACCTCTCTTTCAAGATTTTCCTTATCACTCAAAAGGTTGTTTATTAATTCTTCAAGATTTTTAACTCTATTTTCGCTCTCTTTTAATTCCCTTTCTTTTTCCTTTATACTCCTCTCTGCGTTTTCAATTTCCGCGGTAAACTTTCCCACTTTTTCTTTGAAGGGCATTATCTTTTCGTTTACTTCCTTTAAAAGTCTTTCTCTTTCATTTAATTCCTTTTCATTTTCCTGTATTTGGAAAGTTATATCTTCCAAACTTTCTCTCAAGGAGCTGAGTTCGTTTAAAATTCTTTCCCTTTCTTTCAGGAGTTTTTCCTTTTCTTTTAGAAGTATTTTTGCTTCTGTTTCCCTCTTTATCCTTTGTAGTTCCTTAAATTTCTCAAGTTTTTCTTTTTCTTCCTTTAGTCTTTTCAATTGATTAGATATCTCTTCGAGTATGAGGTCTATTTCCTTTATTTTCAGTTCTACTTCCGCGAGTTCTTCTAAGGCTTTTTCCTTTTTCCTCTCGTATTCCCCTATTCCCGAAATTTCTTCAATTATTTTCCTCCTCTCTACGGGAGTCATCTTAAGGAACTTGACGATGTCTCCCTGATACACCACGTTGTAAGCGGTCTCGTATATACCCGCTTTTGCGAGGAAATCCTTCAAATCCCTCTCTCTTACTACCTGACCGTTTATTTTGAAAATGCTCCTTCCGTCTTTTGAAACCTTTCTGGATATTACAACTTCTTCATCTTCTACAGGAAACGCTCCTAGGTTTTTGAAGTGAACTTCCACGTAGGCGTGATCTGCTTTCTGACCGTTTTTGGAAAAAATTAAGTAACTTAAGTTCTTTGCCCTGAGTGCTTTTGCACTGCTAAGCCCGAGTGCAAAGGATATTGCGTCCCCTATGTTACTTTTTCCCGCACCGTTCGGGCCTACTACCGCTATAAATCCTTCACCGAGAGGTATTTCTTTCCTTTTTGTCCCGTAGGATTTAAATCCCTCCACTACTATCTTTTCTATGTACGCCCTTTTTTCCATCAGATACGGATAAATTATACTTCGTAAATTCTGTCAAGTAGTTCGTTAGCCTTTTCTTTGTCTAAGTTTCTCAGTTGTTTGTATACCTCCCTCGCTTTTTCAACTTTTCCCGCCCTTATGTAAGCAATTCCGAGCTTAAAAAGTAGTTCAGGATCTTTGGGATTTTTCTTTACCTCTTCTTCCAGTTCCTGGGCTAACTTCTCAACTAGCCCTTCCGCCATTTTGCTGAAAACGCCTTTTTTGCCAAACATCTTCACACCCCGTATTTATAAAACGGATACCTCGCACCTTGATATGTTCCCCTCCTTTCTAAGGTTTCCCTTACCTTCTGTATTACCGCATTTTTGTACTTGAAAGTACACCACTCGGGAGCTATCAACCTCTCTTCGTCCGTTTCTCCGGTAATTCTGTGAACTACCATATCGGGCGGAAGTAGTTCTATCACGTCTGCACAGTACTCGGCGTACTCCTCAAGGGTAAGGGTTTTAAACTCTTCGTTTAAGTACTGCTTTTCCATGACCGTTCCCTTTATAACGTGAAGCGGATGTATCTTTATGCCATCTATCGGAAGAGATGCTATGAGCTTTGCCGTTTCTATAAAGTCCTCCCTCGTTTCTCCGGGAAGTCCGATAATCATGTGTGCACACACTTTGAGGTTTCTCTTTTTCGTCCTAAGAACTGCATCCACGAAGTCGGAAACTCCATGCTGTCTGTTTATCTTCTTTAAGGTCTCGAAGTTTGCACTCTGGAGTCCGTACTCCACCCAAACCTCCAAGCCCTTGTTTGCGTAATACTCTAAAAGGTCGAGAACCTCTTCGGGAGCGCAGTCGGGACGCGTTCCCACGTCTATGCCTACAACGCCTTCAAACTTCAGGGCTGTATCGTAAACTTTTTTAAGTGTTTCTATATCCGCGTAAGTGTTCGTATAAGACTGGTAATAAATCGTAAAGTATATGTCCTCGCCGTACTTTTTCTTAGCCCTTTCAATACCTTCTTTTATTTGAACTTCTAAAGGGATTACAGGAGAAAGCATGGAAGGTTTTGAGCCGTCGTAGCAGTACGTACAACCGCCCCTTCCCTTGGTTCCGTCTCTGTTCGGACACGTAAAGGGAAGTGCTACGGTTATCTTCTGTACCCTCTTCCCGTACTTTTCCTTGAAGTAGTCCTTAAGGGAGTAGTAGAGTCTTTGAGTCTTCACTTGAGCCATGATTTTATTAATTTAATTCTGTATGTTTACCCCAGAAAGGGAAAAGGAACTTCAGGAAAAAACACGGGAACTCCT
The genomic region above belongs to Aquifex aeolicus VF5 and contains:
- the smc gene encoding chromosome segregation protein SMC, encoding MEKRAYIEKIVVEGFKSYGTKRKEIPLGEGFIAVVGPNGAGKSNIGDAISFALGLSSAKALRAKNLSYLIFSKNGQKADHAYVEVHFKNLGAFPVEDEEVVISRKVSKDGRSIFKINGQVVRERDLKDFLAKAGIYETAYNVVYQGDIVKFLKMTPVERRKIIEEISGIGEYERKKEKALEELAEVELKIKEIDLILEEISNQLKRLKEEKEKLEKFKELQRIKRETEAKILLKEKEKLLKERERILNELSSLRESLEDITFQIQENEKELNERERLLKEVNEKIMPFKEKVGKFTAEIENAERSIKEKERELKESENRVKNLEELINNLLSDKENLEREVGTLQLELEKLKEEYKSLKEVEREKLRELEEEEERLKITFDEVKKLEEEKEKLTEKLNSLNKEKQELEIQRANLKNKIERIKEDINKLISEREEKIKEIKEKEQEIKRLKAIKKKEEEELRNLTQELNIYEKRLSEVRKKLEEVLKEKGAIEREVRSFSDVSDVFKDIKGVYGSVSELIRVKNPEHITAIEVAGGGRLKFIVVEDEEVAKECIQLAKRMNLGRFSFIPLNRVRVEERPLRYPRTKGAVDFAVNLVEYDPKFEKVVKFVFGDTLIVENFESAKAIGIGNYRMVTLEGELFEKSGVITGGAVKPSGELNKRYYEEELQRLNAEEEKLKNEESIIQKKIREIRNLISEKTALLKVSERKIEELSSEGLEQYEEKFKEKLENSKEYLKILEEKLLNVEDKLKELAEEIEYYEEKLNNLKLKEGDIKRHYSREGVEEKRREYSKVRKQVSEIEKSLNEIERELNKKTYELEYLEKEIQEKEREREYLTERIKSLKKEIENLILFKEKTLQEVKEAEVKVYDYIKQKEELEKEILNLKSKLGKLKIKEEELKEKIFEKEKNLKVLEEKIENLNEELKEYEDLKLGADEESIPKLKEKLKRVTEEIQKLGSVNFRAEEDYAEELKRFNDYKEKQQKLKEESKAIKKLIEETENKKRKVFLEAFNQINKSLKRIFSFLSPGGKAQMFLDNPEDPFSGGVQLTVKPRGKDVQYLEAMSGGEKTLAALSLIFALQEYKPSPFYYFDEVDAHLDEVNAKKVGELIREKSKEAQFIVVTLREVVTSFADKIVGVSARGGISEVFFLKNEGLEEIIKEA
- a CDS encoding tetratricopeptide repeat protein translates to MFGKKGVFSKMAEGLVEKLAQELEEEVKKNPKDPELLFKLGIAYIRAGKVEKAREVYKQLRNLDKEKANELLDRIYEV
- a CDS encoding TIGR01212 family radical SAM protein (This family includes YhcC from E. coli K-12, an uncharacterized radical SAM protein.) gives rise to the protein MAQVKTQRLYYSLKDYFKEKYGKRVQKITVALPFTCPNRDGTKGRGGCTYCYDGSKPSMLSPVIPLEVQIKEGIERAKKKYGEDIYFTIYYQSYTNTYADIETLKKVYDTALKFEGVVGIDVGTRPDCAPEEVLDLLEYYANKGLEVWVEYGLQSANFETLKKINRQHGVSDFVDAVLRTKKRNLKVCAHMIIGLPGETREDFIETAKLIASLPIDGIKIHPLHVIKGTVMEKQYLNEEFKTLTLEEYAEYCADVIELLPPDMVVHRITGETDEERLIAPEWCTFKYKNAVIQKVRETLERRGTYQGARYPFYKYGV
- a CDS encoding ubiquitin-like small modifier protein 1; its protein translation is MAVIVRIPTPLRRLTNGQGEVEVEAKSVREAIEKLEEQFPGIKERLVDENGELRKFVNLYVNDEDIRFLKGLDTELKDGDTLSIVPAIAGG